AATTCCTTATTTTgaatggcacggataatggcttcaaaaatgaataacagacaaataaattcaaaataattctgcctgaatactgtgataatgtgatgctgaagctgacacagtccggtgtttgctagataacagttgagtCATGGGATCAGTGCAATATTATAcaacagacctctaaagtcagagtgtgaagtgaatgaatggaaacttaatgaatgaaaagagcacaaatcaaacacagcattgctgttatctctccgtgcatctctcagaaatcagagctttgcaagagtaatatcacctataataataaatcatacatgttgaaagattatttgtttttaattaactttgGTTGAATGTATTTGCAATCAACTGTAGACAACTGTACTTTGTTCACAATAGTGTGAAACAACTGGCCCATATAATCACCCTCTTAGGTCAACATCAGGTCAATGagtgggctctccatgggagagatCCTTTCAAGTCATCAAAAGGATACACTATCATTAGCTCTACATGGGgtgttattgtattgtttgtagcacatttgagcccctttcacactgcacgtcgaacccggcatattgccggaacattgccgggtcggcttctgtgtgaaagcaaccacgtcccaggATTGAAcccgggattgaacccgggtcggggacctagtaacattgacgggttcaacccgggacgagcgctgtgtgaacaaaagccagaaacTAATGACGCAACTGATGTGACGTAGTGATGACGTAGTTACCGTGCGCCTTTTTTCCGTGAGCTTGTTTTTTCAATAATACAACCCTGCAGTGCCAGAAGAGCTAGTCGGTGTTTTAAACGCAGAGTGTTCGTATACAaaagaaactaaaattaaacaaacagaaatgtgCGCAAACTGGACAGAAGTCAAGACCACGGAGCTCCTTACTATgcgcgctgaagctgagatcattCGCCAGCTCAGTGGAACGGTACGTGATGCGGTCGTGTatgagcaaataaaaataaaaatgcaacagcATGGTTTCTCGAGAGAGAAAGTGCAGGTCATCAGTAAGCtaaaggcttaaaaaaaaaaaatttcaccaaGTGCTGGATCACAACGGAAGGAGCGACAGTGGAAGACTAGACTGGCCTTACTTCGATTTATGCTACAGCATATGGGGAACAAGCCACTCCGCTAACCCAGTAGCGTTACTGGGCAGTATGGCGACGTCTCCGTGTAGGAATGATGAACAAGAGACAATAGCAGAGGTAGCCGCTTTTTCTTGCACCGTTGTGTCCACAGTTGCGTCCAGCTCGGAGACCGTCGAGGCAATTTCCAGGGAAAGTAATTCAGGTGAGTTACATAACTATGCTATTATGTACCTTGCTGGACTGTTTGTTCTTTGTCTGCCATGTATCACATGCTTCCCTCAGGTTACTAAACCACATTGTTTTGTCTTTTCAGAATCACCTCAACCACCCCCTGCGAAAAAAGCCAGAAAACGCCAGTGCAGAACAGATTTGATCATGAAAGAGGTGAAGGACCTCTTTTTTGAAATGGACCGAGACTTTGAGGAGAGGGAACGTGTCCGTTTGGCAGAGCAGAGGGAGTATGAAAACCAGTTGTGGAGGGAGGCGAGTCAGGCAAGGGAGGAAGAGCTGGCTAAACAGATGGCAATGCTGCGTGAGCTACAAGACACCCAAAATCGTTTTTTGGGTGAAATTCTTAGCCGTATGCCAGCTCCAGCACCCATGCCCTATTATGTGCCCGCTCGTCATGCCTGTTTTCAGCAGAGCACATCAGACAATACAGAAAATGGCTTATTCAACCCGTTGCCATCATTGCAGCTTGAGTAGGACTGCTTCAAAACTTGAATATTTCATAGTACTGGATTAGTAGCAtttatattaaagtaaaaaaaattatagtacaaattatataatatttatatttgtgcaTAATTATCTAATGGCACTCTCGCTTGCCaggtaaagattttttttaactgtttgaacactttgtagttttttttgcgttgttaatattgtgttatactTCTTTTATCTAattgcattgtgtttttttgtaaatgtcaACACTTTTTATGTCTTATGAGCATCTTACTACACTTTCTTTATACACTTTTATTCTTTATATCTTTATACACTTTAttcaattaaacttttttttacattgttttcttTGTCATACTGTGTACTTGAAATGGTTACATTTGATGTAAACAGGCACAACACACTTTTTATTCtttccaaaataaattattttttattgagaattgttgacatgttttatttgttttcatgcaTAATTTCACAGCTTTTAGTACAGATGGATGTGCATGTAACAGTGTAAACAAGTTAGAAGAGCGTCTTCATAGCCTCCCAAATTGCTTGTGCATTACGGCCTCCCACTCCCTGGAAAACATCTTGCACTTGCTCTTGCAAAACATCTGTGATGTTCCAGTCAGGCAGAAACGTTTTCGTGCATCTCACAAATATTGTGGAGAACACAAGAAACAGCAACAACATCAGACATCAGTGCATCGTTGCGCTTCAGTAAGCACCGCCAACGCCCTTTGAGTCGTCCGAAGGCGTTCTTGACAACCATTCGTGCCGAGCTCAGTCGGTAGTTGTACAGCCGTTGTTGAGGGGTCAGCGCATGGTGATTTGTGAAACTCTTCATAAGCCAGTTCTTGAGCGGGTATGCAGCATCACCAATTAAATGGACAGGAACCTCAACTCCATTCACAATCCTTGAGTTCTgtttaaaagtaaagaaaaaaatcagcAAATTGATAATGATCATGCAATGTGGTTGCATACCCTTGTATATTgattatattgaatatatatttatatatatatataaataatagcagCAAATGAAATAGTGATTACCTCACGTGGAAACAGGTAGCCACCATTTTCTTCTGCCATTTGGAAAATGGGAGAGTTGGACAACACACGAGCGTCATGTGTGCGGCCAGGCCAGCCTACATACACATCTGTGAAGCTAGTTCGGGAGACATGGAGTTAATATCTGTTCACGTGAAAATATAAATTTGGTAAAGATAAAAACAGCTTATGGACTAGATTCTTACCAGAAGTTGTGGTCGACAACAGCTTGAAATACAATTGAATGCCATCCCTTACAATTGTAGTAAGCTGCAGCATCTTCCTGGGGAGCAATAATAGGGATGTGGCTACCGTCTATTGCACCAGCACATAATGGATACACACGTTCAGCGAATCCATTTATAGTGTTCTGAAGAGCTTCTACTCTGGGCAAGGAGATGAAACGTTTGAAAAGTTTTCTCTTCAATGTCGCTGTCACTTCATGAACCAGAGTACAAACAGTCGACAgccccacaccaaaaagacaactGATTGTGCGGTATTCGCCAGGGGTAGCATACCACCACAAAACAATTGCCAATCTACGGCGTGGTTCAAG
Above is a genomic segment from Carassius carassius chromosome 30, fCarCar2.1, whole genome shotgun sequence containing:
- the LOC132111046 gene encoding uncharacterized protein LOC132111046, which produces MSRTTFEFVLQLVERSLRRKSTDWRKSLEPRRRLAIVLWWYATPGEYRTISCLFGVGLSTVCTLVHEVTATLKRKLFKRFISLPRVEALQNTINGFAERVYPLCAGAIDGSHIPIIAPQEDAAAYYNCKGWHSIVFQAVVDHNFCFTDVYVGWPGRTHDARVLSNSPIFQMAEENGGYLFPRENSRIVNGVEVPVHLIGDAAYPLKNWLMKSFTNHHALTPQQRLYNYRLSSARMVVKNAFGRLKGRWRCLLKRNDALMSDVVAVSCVLHNICEMHENVSA